The following proteins come from a genomic window of Edaphobacter sp. 4G125:
- a CDS encoding sugar porter family MFS transporter, with protein sequence MQGPIGAISNTASVAVERKGYVWGIALVAALGGLLFGYDWVVIGGAREFYEIYFHLTSANLVGWANSCALVGCLVGSLMAGSLADRLGRKPVLLVSAVLFAISSLLTGWASAFSSFILWRIVGGIAIGLSSNVSPLYIAELSPSYLRGRLVSLNQFAIVVGILLAQIVNWVLARPVPEHATPEVLLQSWNVQNGWRWMFSALVVPAVIFTFASLWIPESPRWLVNRRRFNEAQTTLERVGGKEYAKVELAGIECSSAMEQKTTSLAWRELMRPPVRRVVLVGMALAVLQQWTGINILFNYAAEVYRNAGYGANDIFLNIVITGTINLIFTLMSMLMIDKVGRRKLMIFGCIGIAASHFLCAFAYHARMGGIAILALTLSAIACYALTLAPVTWVLIAEIFPQRVRAQGISIAISSLWIASFALTYSFPILDRRLGTASVFAAYGIICMLGCALVATSVRETKGQSLEEIETSVLGR encoded by the coding sequence GTGGCGCGCGAGAGTTCTACGAGATCTACTTTCATCTGACCTCCGCTAACCTCGTAGGCTGGGCAAATAGTTGTGCTCTGGTTGGTTGCCTCGTAGGCTCCCTCATGGCAGGCTCGTTGGCCGATCGGCTTGGCAGGAAACCCGTGCTCCTGGTATCCGCGGTTTTGTTTGCCATCTCTTCCCTTCTCACAGGATGGGCCTCCGCATTTTCAAGTTTCATCCTATGGAGGATCGTTGGAGGAATCGCGATCGGGCTCAGCTCGAATGTGTCCCCCCTCTATATCGCAGAACTCAGCCCTTCATATCTTCGCGGACGGCTCGTTAGCCTGAATCAATTCGCAATCGTGGTCGGAATTCTGTTGGCTCAGATTGTGAATTGGGTTTTGGCCCGACCCGTGCCGGAGCATGCCACGCCAGAAGTTTTGCTGCAATCTTGGAATGTTCAGAACGGTTGGCGTTGGATGTTCAGCGCGCTCGTCGTTCCGGCAGTTATCTTTACATTCGCTTCTTTGTGGATCCCTGAGAGCCCTCGTTGGCTAGTGAATCGTCGACGTTTCAACGAGGCTCAGACAACACTCGAAAGAGTGGGAGGAAAAGAGTACGCCAAAGTAGAACTAGCCGGTATCGAGTGCTCGTCGGCGATGGAACAGAAGACGACCAGTCTCGCATGGCGTGAACTCATGCGCCCTCCTGTGAGACGTGTGGTCTTAGTCGGGATGGCGCTGGCCGTGTTACAGCAATGGACTGGAATCAACATTTTGTTCAATTACGCGGCCGAGGTATATCGGAACGCCGGATATGGAGCGAATGACATCTTTCTAAATATCGTCATCACCGGCACCATCAATCTGATCTTCACACTGATGTCTATGCTCATGATTGACAAAGTTGGGCGACGAAAACTGATGATTTTCGGATGTATTGGCATTGCCGCGTCTCATTTTCTCTGCGCATTTGCCTACCATGCCAGAATGGGCGGAATCGCTATACTTGCGCTCACGCTCAGCGCAATCGCTTGCTACGCATTGACGCTGGCACCCGTAACTTGGGTACTGATCGCGGAGATCTTTCCGCAGCGCGTTCGGGCACAAGGTATCTCGATCGCAATCAGCAGCTTGTGGATCGCCTCTTTCGCCCTAACTTACAGCTTTCCCATTCTGGACCGACGCTTGGGCACAGCCTCAGTATTTGCCGCTTACGGAATAATCTGTATGCTCGGATGTGCTCTTGTTGCGACTTCGGTTCGCGAAACCAAAGGCCAGAGCCTCGAAGAGATCGAGACTAGTGTATTGGGTAGATAG
- a CDS encoding LacI family DNA-binding transcriptional regulator, with the protein MKDESNSVGIKNIAKALNISIGTVDRALHGRKGVSEKTKTRVLHVAEQLGYKPNLAAQALKRNRRISIGVVLPRHISYFFDPLRSGIRAAAAAAIGSQVSLEFHEYPRIGIGDTDSLEAAHARKYDGIIFLPGDIQRFSPLIRKISRSGTAMMCVGSDAPDTGRVGSVSTHAYVSGAIAAELLAHKLTRRANVAILTGELSTLDHAEKLSGFAATVAVQAPHLTLLPTLEGHEKPKEAYRQALALMRRKDRPEGLYLSTANSMAVLEALEELDLLGKVQVIATDLFQDLTTLIKSDKVLATLYQRPFTQGKLAFEHLMAYLMKSEPSPPVIRLAPHIVLKSNLQLFASRVSGIDEETDTEFDTLA; encoded by the coding sequence ATGAAAGACGAGTCAAATAGCGTTGGCATCAAAAATATTGCCAAAGCACTCAATATTTCGATTGGGACGGTCGATCGGGCACTCCATGGACGAAAGGGAGTGAGTGAGAAGACAAAGACTCGTGTATTACACGTGGCCGAACAGCTAGGATACAAACCCAATCTTGCGGCGCAGGCCCTAAAGCGAAATCGTCGTATTTCCATTGGCGTGGTCTTGCCACGGCATATCTCTTACTTCTTCGATCCCTTGCGGTCGGGGATTCGTGCTGCAGCAGCAGCCGCAATCGGTTCACAGGTCTCACTCGAGTTCCACGAGTATCCGCGAATCGGCATTGGAGACACGGACTCGCTGGAAGCTGCTCATGCCCGCAAATATGATGGAATAATCTTTCTTCCAGGTGATATTCAGAGATTCAGCCCTCTCATTCGAAAGATCTCGCGCAGTGGTACGGCGATGATGTGTGTCGGTAGCGATGCTCCCGATACAGGACGTGTTGGTTCCGTGTCGACTCATGCCTACGTTAGCGGTGCCATTGCGGCTGAATTATTAGCCCATAAGCTGACGCGGAGAGCCAATGTCGCCATCCTGACAGGTGAACTCTCTACCCTCGATCATGCTGAGAAATTGAGCGGATTTGCTGCAACGGTGGCCGTACAGGCACCTCATCTTACTCTCTTACCGACACTAGAAGGTCATGAGAAACCCAAAGAAGCATACCGCCAGGCATTGGCATTGATGCGCCGGAAGGATCGCCCCGAAGGACTCTACCTGAGTACCGCCAATAGTATGGCTGTACTTGAAGCGTTGGAAGAATTGGACCTCCTCGGTAAAGTACAGGTAATTGCGACCGACTTATTTCAGGATCTGACCACACTCATTAAGTCGGATAAGGTTCTAGCAACCCTTTACCAACGCCCCTTCACCCAGGGAAAACTTGCCTTTGAACATCTCATGGCTTATCTCATGAAGAGCGAACCATCTCCTCCTGTGATACGCTTGGCTCCCCATATCGTGTTGAAAAGCAATCTACAACTCTTTGCCAGTCGAGTTTCGGGAATTGATGAAGAAACCGATACTGAATTCGATACTCTCGCATAG
- a CDS encoding aldose epimerase family protein, translated as MSGIIYKALVLSNEHLIVQIMPEEGGRITSLQSLATGIEFLTQSTNQHIHLKPGYDAQFQHGPCAGIEECLPTVGACDDRTAGGPVPDHGDFWQLSWRVTEQSEGRVSLSATGFSRPLLFRKTVILRGGGLAIRYSVQNIAEIDTSFLYACHPLFAIEAGDRIVLPSDIDTLQLTYSKTGRFGQTGDFLSWPGEELDTVLSKDADEAEMFYSRQTMKGRCGLYRTRHRQGLILSYPPRVLPYLGLWLCYGGWPGGQSPQQYAIAMEPTAAPCNTLKEALDRRLACLLLPGDHLDWELIFQPTSAGISWQKFQNLVEGEAH; from the coding sequence GTGAGCGGTATTATCTACAAAGCTTTGGTGCTGTCCAATGAGCATCTCATAGTGCAGATTATGCCGGAAGAAGGCGGTAGGATTACCTCCTTGCAATCTTTAGCAACGGGGATAGAATTCCTTACCCAATCTACCAATCAACACATCCACCTCAAGCCCGGCTACGATGCTCAATTCCAACACGGACCTTGCGCTGGGATTGAGGAATGTCTACCAACAGTCGGAGCATGCGATGATCGAACTGCAGGCGGCCCTGTTCCTGATCACGGTGATTTTTGGCAACTCTCCTGGCGAGTGACTGAACAATCTGAAGGCCGCGTCTCCCTTTCGGCGACAGGATTCAGCCGTCCGCTTTTATTTCGAAAAACAGTAATATTACGTGGGGGCGGTCTCGCCATTCGCTACAGTGTGCAAAATATCGCAGAGATCGATACATCATTTCTGTATGCTTGCCACCCATTGTTTGCAATTGAGGCGGGCGATCGCATTGTGCTCCCCTCGGATATCGATACTCTCCAGCTAACATATTCAAAGACAGGACGCTTTGGGCAAACGGGCGATTTCCTCTCTTGGCCGGGCGAAGAGCTTGATACGGTGTTGTCTAAAGATGCTGACGAAGCGGAGATGTTTTACTCTCGTCAGACAATGAAGGGGCGTTGCGGCCTATATCGTACGCGCCACAGACAAGGTTTAATCCTCTCCTATCCGCCTAGAGTCCTGCCCTATCTTGGCCTGTGGCTTTGCTACGGAGGATGGCCCGGAGGCCAATCTCCTCAGCAGTACGCGATTGCAATGGAGCCGACCGCGGCTCCATGCAATACGCTCAAAGAAGCATTGGATCGACGATTGGCGTGTCTGCTGTTGCCAGGCGATCACCTAGACTGGGAGCTGATTTTTCAACCAACTTCCGCTGGAATTTCATGGCAAAAATTCCAAAACCTCGTTGAAGGAGAAGCTCATTAG
- a CDS encoding glycoside hydrolase family 38 N-terminal domain-containing protein has protein sequence MAVTKLDGVEIDRRDLATGSTIYELYLKPVSAVQRSTISVEINSKITIEEIERKPVRQMLIYVLPHSHHDLGYTDLQANVEEKQIRNITRGIELARKTASYPDGAKFVWNLEVLWGADLYMRRGTESARRDLIDAVRKGWIGVNGSYANELTGLCRPEELLQLFRYSGQFGQMCGVEVNSAMMSDVPGFSWGMVTAMSQAGIRYFSAAPNYFDRIGTFMVTWQDKPFWWISPSGNEKVLFWIPWTGYALSHVMKLGNDLVSKYQDRMDEIHYPYDISYIRWSGHGDNAEPDVELSDWIRDWNQKYEWPRFSIASTTTAFSDFEKRYGTQLPHFRGDLTPYWEDGAGSSALETAINRNAADRISEAAALAAIKNFNTYNPAAYADAWRDVLLYSEHTWGAWNSVSDSEKPFVKQQWDVKRAFAIDAEKQSNALLEKAASESIHSAPSNMIEIQNASSWRRTEMVYLSHNISEVGDHVTDSHGNPIASQRMSTGELALLTTDVPAFGTSHYTLSAHKEHIPANPVSYKNYRLSNGIVDVLIDPSNGDIAAMHLHSEEQNLVDTKKHRLNQFLFLEGSNKDHLRSSGPSNIVVEDPGPLVVSVRIESSAPGCKSLTRRIRLGAGMDYVEISNTVDKLQAPLNPHPGIGGPGDEFAQRGSKESLQFAFPLSIPNGEMTIDIALGNMRPEADQLPGSCKNWIPIGRWLDISNKNIGVTWITLDAPLIEIGEISATMLGSQRDPTVWRKHIDKTQTFYSWVMNNHWGTNYRAYQEGAVTFRYALRPHRGYDAAAASRLAMGLSEPLLVQKSSSSPASPLLLVEPSDVIVVTLKPSEDRKAWIIRLFGASGEDRTVKLVWASSRTGNSWRSNLAEEQLEPVGNEIHVSGWELVTLRVEKKM, from the coding sequence TTGGCGGTTACGAAGTTGGATGGAGTTGAAATCGATCGGCGCGACCTGGCCACGGGGTCAACAATCTATGAACTCTATCTCAAGCCGGTTTCTGCGGTTCAACGCTCTACGATATCCGTCGAGATCAATAGCAAAATTACCATCGAAGAGATCGAACGAAAACCAGTGCGGCAAATGTTGATTTACGTCCTGCCACATTCACATCATGATCTCGGCTATACCGATTTGCAAGCAAATGTCGAAGAGAAGCAGATTCGGAATATCACACGAGGGATCGAACTGGCGCGCAAGACGGCGAGCTATCCGGATGGCGCAAAATTTGTGTGGAATCTTGAAGTGCTGTGGGGAGCCGATCTCTACATGCGACGAGGTACCGAATCAGCGCGCCGCGATCTGATCGATGCCGTCCGAAAGGGCTGGATCGGCGTGAACGGCTCCTATGCCAACGAGCTTACCGGGCTTTGTCGCCCCGAAGAATTGTTACAGCTCTTTCGTTATTCGGGCCAATTTGGTCAGATGTGCGGTGTGGAGGTCAACTCTGCCATGATGAGTGACGTTCCGGGCTTCTCGTGGGGAATGGTAACAGCGATGTCGCAGGCCGGTATTCGATACTTTTCCGCAGCACCAAACTACTTCGATCGAATCGGTACATTCATGGTGACGTGGCAAGACAAGCCGTTCTGGTGGATTTCGCCGTCCGGAAATGAGAAGGTTCTGTTCTGGATACCATGGACTGGCTACGCGTTATCTCACGTGATGAAGCTGGGGAATGACTTGGTTTCTAAGTATCAGGATCGGATGGACGAGATCCACTACCCCTATGATATCTCCTACATCCGCTGGTCTGGCCATGGTGACAACGCCGAGCCGGATGTTGAGTTAAGCGATTGGATTCGTGATTGGAATCAGAAATATGAGTGGCCACGCTTCTCGATCGCCTCAACAACAACTGCTTTTTCCGATTTTGAGAAGCGTTATGGAACTCAACTACCACACTTCCGCGGTGATTTGACACCCTATTGGGAAGATGGAGCTGGTTCTTCAGCGCTTGAGACAGCAATAAACCGCAATGCGGCGGACCGAATCAGCGAAGCAGCAGCTTTGGCCGCGATCAAAAACTTTAATACCTACAATCCTGCCGCCTATGCGGATGCATGGCGCGATGTACTCCTTTATTCCGAACACACATGGGGAGCGTGGAATAGCGTCTCTGATTCCGAGAAGCCCTTTGTAAAGCAGCAATGGGATGTAAAACGAGCCTTTGCCATCGATGCCGAAAAACAATCAAATGCACTCCTCGAAAAAGCTGCGAGCGAATCGATCCATTCGGCGCCGTCCAACATGATCGAGATACAGAATGCAAGCTCGTGGCGCCGTACTGAGATGGTCTATCTTTCCCATAACATTTCCGAAGTCGGAGACCATGTTACAGACAGTCACGGCAACCCAATCGCATCCCAACGGATGAGCACGGGGGAACTTGCTCTTCTCACAACGGATGTACCCGCATTTGGTACATCCCATTACACACTCTCTGCTCACAAGGAACACATCCCAGCCAACCCGGTGTCGTATAAGAACTATCGCCTATCGAATGGCATCGTGGATGTATTGATCGATCCATCCAACGGCGATATTGCAGCAATGCATCTTCATAGCGAAGAACAGAACCTTGTAGATACAAAAAAACACAGGCTAAACCAGTTCTTGTTTCTTGAGGGTAGTAATAAAGATCATCTGAGATCCAGTGGACCATCAAACATCGTGGTCGAAGATCCGGGACCACTTGTTGTATCGGTTCGTATCGAATCCTCTGCACCAGGTTGTAAAAGCCTCACCCGGCGCATTCGACTGGGTGCAGGAATGGATTACGTTGAAATATCCAATACCGTCGATAAACTACAGGCTCCATTAAATCCGCATCCAGGCATAGGTGGACCTGGTGACGAATTCGCACAACGCGGCTCAAAGGAGAGCCTTCAGTTCGCCTTTCCCCTCTCCATTCCCAATGGCGAGATGACGATAGACATTGCTTTAGGCAATATGCGGCCGGAGGCCGATCAACTTCCCGGATCTTGTAAAAACTGGATTCCCATTGGGCGTTGGCTTGATATCTCCAATAAAAATATCGGCGTCACCTGGATTACGCTCGACGCGCCGCTGATAGAGATTGGCGAGATCAGTGCGACGATGCTTGGCTCTCAGAGAGATCCAACCGTGTGGCGGAAACACATTGATAAGACCCAGACCTTCTACTCCTGGGTAATGAATAATCATTGGGGAACCAATTACCGTGCCTACCAGGAAGGGGCCGTAACATTTCGCTATGCGCTGCGACCTCATCGGGGATATGACGCCGCGGCTGCAAGCCGTCTTGCGATGGGTCTTTCGGAGCCACTTCTGGTGCAAAAGTCGAGTTCGAGTCCCGCGTCCCCCCTGCTGCTGGTTGAACCCTCCGACGTGATAGTAGTTACACTCAAACCTAGCGAGGACCGCAAGGCATGGATCATTCGATTGTTCGGTGCCTCCGGTGAAGACCGAACTGTAAAACTGGTCTGGGCCTCTTCGCGCACCGGCAACTCTTGGCGAAGCAATCTTGCCGAAGAGCAGCTTGAGCCCGTAGGCAACGAGATCCACGTTTCTGGATGGGAGCTTGTAACATTACGTGTAGAAAAGAAAATGTGA
- a CDS encoding glycosyl hydrolase family 95 catalytic domain-containing protein produces the protein MRTLHAYHSRSSKLQVISSVTIMFASLSMVAQHKGAVTSEVTSAWKDGTFHIDVPGIVGRSDIILQRANADRTEAMPLGNGRLGLGVWSQDGYTAQLNRGDTWPSRLSLGQVVIPGLAELARASDYSARLNLYDGEFVEQGAGLTATTYVDESVDAMVVEVRGAVPDAVQVVELRLWPGRTPQAMVENRVGVLFETWRDTNELGASGLTFGSLSAIRVDGRDSQVSCDSPLSIKVTFRPKVDGTFRILVAAPEWHGGDAVGTGSSILDKAMALTSDDHRKWWHSFWNSVAMLKLSSSDLSAEYFENLRAINLFTTAAESRDRFPGSQAGIGDLFSSFRDDHRWGPSAYWHWNLRMQVSANLGAGMARFNEPYFNLYNDNMDAIAQWTQNHMRGRRGICIPETMRFNGVGYENETWLKSPGINCTEDGRPYYNARTISTGAEVALWVWQQYLYTDDLGFLESHYPLMRNAAEFLLAYARKDSNGVLYTYPSNAHESNWDVRNPTTDVAAMRALFPALIIAAATLKVDDEVVQAAKAALPSLPALPLRTVDKAGLIPETELNNSRAIIASSYNPDAIVHNEENIGLEPVWPYSLIGDDGPLHELAVRTFMQRPNKASADWSADPVQAARLGLGEEMRSTLKTITERYQFYPSGMAQLTAFPEFYVEQIGVVSDALQSGLVQDYDGLVRVKPAWPDNWDADGTVEIQHNNRIHLQIRAGKIVTLGVEAETASEIKMRNPWPGETVDIVSRDGSRARLPMDSTGILSMELKAGGSYRISPSQERKELIGFSPVTGQPAVVPKKLGSRSIGLIR, from the coding sequence ATGAGGACTTTACACGCGTATCACTCTCGTTCGAGTAAGTTACAGGTCATCAGTTCAGTAACGATTATGTTTGCATCGTTATCGATGGTTGCTCAGCACAAGGGCGCCGTTACTTCTGAGGTGACATCGGCATGGAAAGACGGGACCTTCCATATCGATGTTCCTGGAATAGTCGGTCGCTCAGACATTATTCTTCAACGGGCGAATGCGGATCGAACCGAAGCAATGCCTCTTGGCAACGGACGGCTTGGGCTGGGTGTATGGTCTCAGGATGGTTACACCGCGCAATTGAATCGCGGGGATACCTGGCCATCTAGGCTCTCTCTTGGCCAAGTGGTCATCCCGGGACTGGCAGAACTTGCGCGGGCCTCTGATTACAGTGCCCGGCTAAACCTCTACGATGGAGAGTTTGTCGAACAGGGCGCAGGGCTTACGGCTACCACTTACGTAGACGAGAGCGTCGATGCGATGGTTGTTGAGGTTCGAGGCGCGGTTCCCGATGCTGTTCAAGTTGTGGAACTCAGACTATGGCCCGGGAGGACTCCGCAGGCAATGGTGGAGAACCGGGTTGGAGTTCTATTCGAGACTTGGCGAGATACTAACGAGTTGGGTGCGAGTGGCCTAACGTTCGGCTCATTGAGTGCAATCCGGGTTGATGGTAGAGACTCTCAGGTATCTTGTGACAGCCCCTTGAGTATTAAGGTCACATTTCGGCCGAAGGTCGATGGGACGTTCAGAATATTAGTTGCAGCTCCAGAGTGGCACGGGGGAGATGCTGTAGGAACTGGCTCGTCGATTCTTGATAAAGCTATGGCACTAACGAGCGACGACCACCGCAAGTGGTGGCATTCTTTCTGGAACTCGGTTGCGATGCTAAAGCTGTCGTCTTCCGATCTTTCAGCTGAGTATTTCGAAAATCTTCGAGCGATCAACCTATTCACAACTGCGGCTGAGAGCAGAGACCGGTTTCCAGGTTCGCAGGCTGGAATTGGAGATCTGTTCTCCTCTTTTCGCGATGATCATCGGTGGGGGCCGTCTGCGTATTGGCACTGGAATCTTCGGATGCAGGTTTCTGCCAACCTGGGCGCCGGAATGGCTCGTTTTAATGAGCCTTACTTCAATCTCTATAACGACAATATGGACGCCATCGCGCAGTGGACCCAAAATCATATGCGGGGTCGGCGGGGAATCTGTATCCCCGAGACAATGCGTTTCAATGGCGTTGGTTATGAAAATGAGACGTGGCTAAAGAGTCCTGGAATAAACTGCACCGAAGATGGCCGTCCATACTACAACGCACGTACAATCTCGACCGGTGCCGAGGTTGCGCTATGGGTTTGGCAACAGTATCTCTATACGGACGATCTGGGCTTCCTTGAATCTCACTATCCGCTTATGCGAAATGCGGCGGAGTTTCTGTTGGCATATGCACGGAAAGATTCGAATGGGGTTTTATACACTTATCCGTCGAACGCCCACGAATCAAATTGGGATGTTCGCAATCCTACAACTGACGTTGCGGCGATGCGAGCCTTGTTCCCCGCGCTAATTATTGCGGCTGCAACATTGAAAGTCGACGACGAGGTTGTTCAAGCGGCGAAGGCGGCGCTCCCATCTCTTCCTGCTCTTCCGTTGAGGACTGTTGACAAGGCAGGATTGATTCCCGAAACCGAGCTTAATAACTCTCGGGCAATCATAGCGAGTTCATATAACCCGGATGCGATCGTCCACAATGAGGAGAATATCGGTTTGGAGCCGGTATGGCCTTACTCCCTCATTGGCGACGACGGGCCTCTTCATGAACTCGCGGTTAGAACATTCATGCAACGACCCAACAAAGCCAGCGCCGATTGGAGCGCGGACCCGGTACAAGCGGCGCGGCTTGGCCTAGGGGAAGAGATGAGGTCTACTTTAAAAACAATTACGGAACGCTATCAGTTCTATCCTTCAGGGATGGCTCAACTTACAGCATTTCCGGAGTTTTATGTAGAGCAGATCGGGGTGGTGAGCGATGCGCTTCAGAGTGGCTTAGTGCAGGATTACGATGGTCTCGTTCGCGTTAAACCAGCCTGGCCTGACAATTGGGATGCGGATGGTACTGTCGAGATACAACACAATAACAGGATTCATTTACAGATTCGGGCAGGGAAGATAGTAACCCTAGGCGTCGAGGCGGAGACAGCGAGTGAAATAAAGATGCGTAACCCATGGCCAGGTGAAACCGTTGATATCGTTTCAAGGGATGGGAGTCGTGCCAGATTACCAATGGATTCGACGGGGATACTCTCAATGGAGTTAAAGGCGGGAGGCTCCTATCGCATTAGTCCCAGTCAGGAAAGGAAAGAGCTGATTGGATTTTCTCCAGTCACGGGCCAACCTGCTGTCGTACCGAAAAAGCTTGGATCGCGTTCAATAGGACTCATTCGCTGA